agcaatattgttttaaatggtCCATGTAAATCAGCACTGTATTAATTATCAAGTCAATAAACAAAGCCACTTTTCAAAAAAAGCTTTTGTGACAACAAACAAGTAATTATCTATGGGAAAAGGGTTTTTCAAAGCAAAAAGTTTTTAATAGAGGTgaaagttaaatatatgcgatgTATTCTAAACTTAAAGAAACaaagtaaataataaatattcgtacaatataaaaataattacattcatCTTGTGCATCCACTTGGGACTTCTCCTATGGTATCTTCTCCTAGGTCGGGGTGACTTCTGTTATAAATTCTCTGCTgctaaataaaaatgtaaaagttaagATTTGCTACAAGACCATTACTTTTGAAAAAACTTTTAtcaacaataattattgtttatcaAAAAAACTTGATTTTCCTGTCTTACAACGATaaagttttaattcaaatttaaatgggGAAAAAACAAGACAAGGGTAGATGCAAATCAAACTTTatactatattaaaaataaaaacgcttTTTTGCTTTCAGATTAATAAACaaaccttttttgttttaaatctgtgTCGGCTGCGAAGTGCTGGGTAATTTAGTTTCAATAATCTGATGTGTTTCCCGAAAAATTTTAAGAACAATACAAAATTCAAATCGAGTTTTTTGGGGATTTTTCCCTGGTgtgactttgatagtaaaaactgttttaaatttttaatcaaaactttgatagtaacgaAATTCAAAACAAGGGTTTTGGGGGTTTTTTCtccccggtgtagactttgaagtaaaaaactgtttaaatttcaagtaattttctttgatgtaacagagatatttgactttatcaaaaaaatttaaaccaaagggttttaaacaattttcaagaaaacCCACCTCTGTCTGACTGTACAACATCACTGTATAATGCGGCAGACCTTCCGATACTCCTCAAAGTTGAATTCCTTCTCCTGCTATTTAAGGGGGGCCCTTGTTTACACCAAAGAAAACCCGTGGGGCCCTTTGGGGAGGGTGCCCCTGTCTTCAAAATGTCAACTTAAAGCCCCAAAACATCTCACCACCCCACATTCAAATGTAGCCAACCCTTCTTAAATGTTTTCCTTACCTGAAAATGTTTGGTGTGACATGAACTGCAAAAGGGATAAACGCAAACAACCCCAACCCCTCTTTTATAACTCAACCAAGATTTACTTGGGTAAGGGCCTTTCCCTTTTTTGCCCCGATATTTGTTTTAAGACTCTAATTCCCTAACGTATTCACACAGATAAATGTTTGTATTGGGGCTGGACAGGAAAGGCGACCCGGGGACAGTAAACCCTCAAAAAAAATCAACAccttacaatatttacaatttatttacataaaatgattttttcaaagaacagaattgaaaaaaaaaaagattaaaaaaaaaaataaaaattcatacacCAATAAAAGTTCGtagtttcccttttaattttacgtggtacagttctttatttaaattggaaCTTTTGgcacaaaaaaatcaaaagtttcttGAAAAAAAGTCCCTTTAAACCCTGAATACGTTTATTCGATTGGCTCCCTAGGTGTATTTTGACCCCAATTCAGAGGAAAACAAAAATCACGTCTTTGCGGGTTTCGGgaaaccatgggacgtaagcttgCGCGGGTATCACATCCAGGCGATGAAAACAATGGGGcccgggcattgtacttccggttaTGCTCCCAGGAAAAAGTCGGGGAGAagctaaaattataaaattggaaagccccaacaaaacaaataaatcagggGGATAAAAATGCACCTTTTGGGGACACCTCCTCCGAAAGGGTCCCCTAAAAAAAACGTGCTACTTTTACAAAAagtatgtgctactaagttcatacgtcacgttattaaaatacgtcactaattacttccattattacaaaaattacttacttaaaagactaaagttaaagtatgaaatgatatgaaaagtatatgatgaaaaatatagtaatggaaatgataaactgcagccattatttacaactacaaattaacaaaattcaatataaatcaaacgttatatcataggtggtatcgatataatatctaatgccatacactacaacggacattaattagatgtgatatagactggcacacaattacaaattacaatgatatattacatacatggtactagacttgccatatagatttatacataacaatacaatgcagtaatggcgttccataattaacaaaatgtttgacataagtttttgaaacagtgctttacaattatcacgatacaaatttcagtataaatctaatatcttatataaacgaaacatttagagtcctctttcgaaataatttacaaaagtctgaaaaatttaataaattatcctaacataccgaaactagctaaaatcatatgccgaaaagtaaatgttacagaattctgtagaatgcacaaaaatttaccaaataaaaatcgtaatgcaaaaatcatacaaaaatctaacaaataaatttcttacctcgatcgagcataaatttctagcaagaaaataattcagacatagattcgtctataatgtcggaaggtggtgtgcgcaaggcatatctagtccagtctatctaaagggtaatgtcccgccaaatactaaatttcatgggattcacggctaagccgtggactcttgcctatttgtatttccacgggcttcacgatatagccgggaaatctgactactttggcgcggattgaaattgacaatttgaggcccattatagtggttttggggataaaaacataaattactgaagtttataaaatatcaactttcttattactgaaccgaatttaatgaaatttacatggaaatttaagttatgaaatacagaaaaacatgagaggtattttatacgtaaaatctgacatttacctcaataactcaaaaatttacaaaaagatgatgcaatacctgcatttacactacagataaaataaggcccgtatgtcaatttgtgacagtgaCATCTCATGTATGTGGTCACACAAGGACATCAGAGAGCTGAAATGTAACAAAAAGATGTAGATGCAATATTGTCAAGTCCAAAAACTAGGGTTGggatgattttaaaattttgaaacctgttaatcatttgtatgaaattaaatCTAACCGGTTAATTGGTCGCcatatttaaaatgttgttttctttccgACGACCATAtaaaggtacttccagcagctgacttcattggGAACTTACGGACTTTACCGTTTAGAAGCAGTGTattaattaataagtcatattttgatgtattttattttagatatatcacaACAGGCAAATCTGAGACTATTATGTtcaagttgatgtgttttagcaaAAATATACTGCAGGTCTATGAGTATgagctggtcaaagaaatgtataaacaTCAAAAAAACGATTTGTGAgatttattgtttgagagcgagtAGCAGTTTgtcaaaattgaaaccggtttcacctagtaatcgaatcgaatcagattaaccgagtaatcgtcccagtcctaccAAACACAGCATTTACTCAAGAATCAAGATTGCCCCCACCTCaaagttttaaacatgtttcatttaaaaacatcatttaaattttaactttCTCGGTAGAGGGTCACCAAAAGAACAGCTGTCCTGTCGTCATGCAGGGTGAGTGGTTCGAAAACTTTTTACACCCCTGATCATTATATAGTAACATTGAAGAAATTAAAAGCACACAGCATTTACCTCATATATTTCTCTTGAGACGAAAGCACATCATTAGAACCTAGATGAAGATATAGCCGTTCAAAGGTATTACGACTCAGCTTGGCAGTTAGTGCATTGAGAAATCCTTTTCCGTCACGTAGAATCCGGGCccctaaatacaaaaaaaaattcaaacatgaaacttgtttgttttataataaaaatgcagattaaTACAAATTTAGTTTCAATTTCATGTTGGAAAAGAAATACTATAGCAGGTTTAAAATCTGTGAAGGAAACCATCAGTGGGCACAAAGGAAACCACTATAATATAAAACCATGCATCATAgccattttctttaattatacattttgtttaatgATGGTTGTAAATGCAAATTCATAGAATAACTCTGCACTCCAGCGCATAATTTTCAATACCAACcattacaatttatttttcttaGACATGTTTATTGTATTCTGATATGTTAAGTTTGTACCGCATTTTGTACAAAATTGATTTGTgactatttcattatttcactTGTTTTATCCACATGCATATTATTATGTGTGGTGGTATATTATAGGGTTATTCTTCTGTACAGTAaggagatatatttggacaagAACCTAGCAGCTTagtttacattaaaaatattgaGCTGTACgcaagacagcgcgctcgacttttttCAGTGCTCAGTGGCACAATAAGCTGAAGGTccgaggctgcacattttctcaCTGGCAATTTCTGAATCAAATATGCGCTCTTGCCATATTTACATTAATTCCTGTTTTGGCACAGTCAAACTGATCATACACACAGGGGTGGCatattcaattgtccgtattgcccaggttgtcccaaagcttgtacggacaagtgagtgtgtgtgttcgggtttaacgtctttttcaacaatttttcagtcatataaatgacggtgtctacctGTAGCAGAGAgcacaatacccaactttatagtgctgcctcaatggaatatcacgccgtagacacgtgacatgatacccacccagtcacattatactgacactgggctgaccagtcctagcactaccctcttaatgccgagcgccaagcgaggaagctactagtaccattttttacgtctttggtatgacgcggccggggatcgaacccacgacctgcactcgaagcggatggtCTACCACTAGTCTACCGAGGCGGtggtacggacaagtgaaatttgaccagaatttactatataactattatacggacaagtgaaatatatcaaatgacaataacggacaagcaagtcaaaatcagatttcgccgtCCCTGacacaaaatgtcaaataatCAAACATTATGAAAATTTTCCTATACATGTCAGCAAAATACTATTTGGAGACCACTTACCTGGTATAGTCAGAGGATCCACATTTTTGCTATCAGCGTCAATGGAGTTACAAATGTGTCTCACGTTGGAATCGCCTGCAACAAGAACACCGGTGCCGTCACTGCCGTGCGTCAAACCTGAAAATACAAATCTAAAACGCTCCTTGGCTTGGAAGGCCATGACAAGGGCAGAAAACCTTCGAGCTTATTTAAGATAACACTGGATGACTGGAACAACAATTACTATACAGTGTCTTATCTTAAATAATCAGACGAAAGCTCCGAAGTTTATTTGTCAAAGACAAAATGTTATATCCGAATTACTAAATCCGGATATGTGTTTACCAACAGTCAACGCCGCCCCTAGTTGGTATAAACGGTGCAgatttgatacaaaaaatatcCAGAAAGACAAAATTGGGTATTCTTAACCAACTGCTTGTCTTAGTACTCAAAATTCTTGTAATCTGTGCTGTATTTGCAAATTTGCCAAAGCAAGGTCACAATGTCGCAAGAgctcaaatttcaaaatttgaacaacGTGCAAAGCAACTGTGCGCACTGAAGTCGGCGCAGATATCAGGCGCATGCGTAACGGATACTATAATCGGCGATCCTCTGCGCATGCTTTCGCACCTGGCACTCTTTATTTAGACCTAAAAAAATGTCTCTGATGATAGACCAAACGGCACCTGTCAACGTTAATGCGGCCGTTAAACAGCATCAAAGTGTCTACGTGTCATCATTTCGATAAATTACCCAGATTTTCTGTTTAACAATGTTTTCTGACATCAGAATTTTTACGTCATAACGTTAGGTGGCACGCTGGAAAAGAAGCCAACAGATAACAAGCTCATATTTGCCGAATGTCGCCAATATTGTACGTAAGAATAATTGGTACTgtgttagaataaaaaaaaaaaatatctcatttAGAGGATTGCTCTTGAAGTAGTCCATTGTTTGGCATTCAGATGCGCATTACTATATCAATCAATTCCGAGTAATGAATTTATTCGACGACacatcacaaaatgagatatattaattgaataatttcCTGAAGGTTGTGTAAAGATCTGTTCGCATACAGACAAGTAACATCATTTTTCTACCATCACACTGTATATTAATTAGTCGCATTGGTTGTGCAGGTTATATTTAACGGAAACAAAAGGTCATGCGCTCAACTCCAGTGATATCATTATTGTTTCTAGCCTGGCTATTGATAGCGTCGTTCTGACGACcaaggtgcggacgcggaaggacgcagACACCGGGTCGACTagaatagctctccatacttcgtatagtcgagctaaaaacttaaccaaaattgggACGGCGACGCAGATACCTGTTATctgaatagtcgaactaaaattAATTAACAGGAATATGTACAAGAAAGGAATCTTTGAATGGATATATGTTTTAATTGCAAACGCCGTACAGGAGCAATGAAGTGGTCAGGGTACACAAATAAACCACCGATTATACCTTCAACGGCAACAATATGCATAGTTAGTGCACTTACCAATCATCTTAGGAGCCAACAGTTCAATTTAAGACAAAAGGCAGAAATGCGTCCAAGTAGCTAAGCTGAAATTAATATTGACTACTTAACATCGCTTCTGACCAAGTCTGCTGATAATCATGAAGATAATCAGTtagatgtttatatatatattatgctgTGACAGCCCAATAGAACAACTTCAAGATAAGAAGTTAATTAtatatttcttctatttttatttctggtATACTCTTAAAGTGACCAAGCCACTccacaccaagtttgatgaagttccatcaaAGGGTTCATGAGAACAACTTATTCAATAAGTCAATCAAAGGTACatgattgtatttatatttatctcCGGAGCCACCCAGActgtatcattttatcaaaactgGGATGGGACATAATAGTGGTGCTACATGCtacaagtctgatgaagatccattgtgtTAAGTCAAttcaaggtatttttattttaagacatAAGTCCCAATAAGGACTGCCTGTCCCCATTTCAACAAAGTTGGAGATGGCATTATAATCTGACCAAGTGCTCCCacttcaaaaatattataaaacatgttatgataatgctacagacaaagttagTTTAAGATCCTTATCGCAGTTTATGAAAAGAACTCAtttgcctgtttttttttctgttttcagttatGTCAGCCCATAGAAGGAGCAAATGTGACCACTTTAAATAATGAACTTATGACGGTTATTAAGGAtcgtggcattccctttgtatattcttccttgttcaactttccccttcgggttcctggTGCTCTGTGCTGCCgagaaatttacccttacctattatcttttgataagggtccatgcaaggatgctagTGACTATGTTTGGGGATAATCTGACCAGTAGATTCAGACgagaaaatgtttaagttaaCATATTGAACCAGGATGCCTGACCATTCATCTAAACGAATATGTCACCCTTAAtagtctagtccgattttgcagatataagcttatttaagaagttacaagcattttgttagtatttggtccaacatattttgggtatgctggatccaaaaatatatgttggccatctggcaaatgcctctgaaagggtaAAAAATGGGAGCAAAAATGACcactatttttaacaaaaacttttcctttgatattactttataatacaaatctttatctgtagatatgtttcaacaaattatttcatgtaaatagtataattgaataaatatttatcaataagatatgtcaaaaattaaaaatgtgaattttacgggGTTCCAGAAGGGGAATTtgaagacaattaaaaaaaaaaataaatatcgaaCATCATTTATGGAACAGAGAAATGAGACTAAGTATTAGATTGTAAACTTCCGCTggaattttaatgtcaaaaagaactgttttttGATGAAATcattttgcagttttaaaatagtcatttaagaaaaacaacaacggGGAAGCTAAAACTTAATTAACAACATGACAATTTGTCTGtaatgaacagaatataatgtaGAACTTATTTTATCCTGGtaagatcattttatttaataatcaacATTTTAATACCTTAGCATCATAATAATTGGTGAAAAATAAGTGTGACATGGATTAAGATTAAGGCTAATTCATGTTAACATAATTAGTATAAACGATACAGGTCTCTATCACAATAGTGAGTCAAATCACGTTTTTGTTTAAGTCCTCATATAAACTATTTGGGGTGTTTTACCTGTTATTCAATGTACATTAATCCTGACAAGAACACACTCTTTCATGATCATTAAGGTTTTAGAGGTGTCAAGAATACTTCATGGAATCAGGTTTTCTAAGAATTTTTTATAGGTAggacaaatttatatattttatttctaaaagtttttagagatgctttgcttaatatacttcgttatattttaagattttgtgaaattgtattcattttaactttcagtatctgtgataagtttatttatagtcaagTCAAGTTATTTAAAGATAGCTTTTTATATGGTATAATTGCTTGtgaatgatatataatattattttgttttcatatgtgttaaaatattccgAAGTAACAATGGACAAGAATTTGCATCTCAAGAGaccatttcaagatagcacatAATAGTGCATCATTTGTCAGGAGGCAAAATCTGTCAAAACTTGAAACTAAACAGCTTCAAGGCATAACATCTCTAAAAGAGCGTgctgaatcaagattttttttagagattttttctaaatatgaagccattagtagaattgaaaaaaatagatgaaaatgacGAAATACGTTGCCATAGAAAgtgttattctaattttgtccaCGAAGAACTAATACATACTATTCAGTCAAAGCTaagtttaatataaaacaaacatcagATAAAGCTACATCCTCATCAAACTTATCATATACTTCTACTAAATTGGGAAATGTGTATGTTCTGTCAAGacaaacaaaagaagaagaaTACAACAACATGAAAAACTCCTTAACATAACTAGTCAGTGATAGTATTTTGAAGGATTCTAAACATGACTACACAATGCGATTATTACTCTCTGATGTCAACGGAGGGCAAATAtcatgaaaaagtttaaattctTTTCGATACGGAGTTCGCAAAGCCAAGTCGGACATCTCAAATACAGATATTGCCATGATCTTCCTTATACATGAACGTGAGTATGCTGAAATGAAATCGCAAATAAATCAGCTTTCAGACAGTTGGAACAGATACTCAGCATACGTACTGTAGAGACTTCTTCAACATTTCTTTGTCATTTAATTCTAGAATATCATCTTTCAAAAAAGCCCTACAACGTAAACTGAGAAACCGGTTTTAATTTGTAACTCCACTACATATATCTTTTGATGAAAGGAATACACTTCTTGTTCCATATGAATGTGCTGCGTCAATGCTAAGAGATGCCCATTATAATACTACTGGTAATAGTGATGAACGGCtgacaaaacagaaatataagtcCAGTGACGACTTCTTCGACATTAGCACTTAAATTAAGGGTTGATTAGTTTTCTCTGGAAGGACATCCTGGACTGAGTGTGATTGAAAATGTTTCAGTAAACTGTGTTCCGGAGTGTCTGTTCATGTTTCTGAATTTAACGTATGGTGGACAAGAGCTTCTAGATGAAGAATTTGACCATAAAGATTCTGAACCtgatatgtaaacaaaaattttaagtgtagcacaagatattgtttatggagtGAGTGATGGTAAAAAATGGACTCCTAAACACATAGGTGTTGCAAGTACATTGCACTAGATGACTAGGTTAAAACATTTAGTAAACCTATTTCATACTGCAGGACACATATTGAGCTGCAGAGACATACTAATAGTAGACACatctttaactgaaaaaaaaaccctggaatCAATGGATCCTGAAACTGGTCATGCTATTCCGCTGACACTTACTGAGAATGAGATATCGACacattaaacactgttgttcaaaattgtatgcatatatcagaaagGCTGGGACAGTCACATTCAGTTATAACTGTTGACCAGGCTCTTTACTTAAAGCTTGTGGATTTGAAATGGGCAGTGACATAGAATGGGTGATTTGCAAAtatcaatgaattatttgaaatctaGTGTAACTTTTTAGCACTTCCTACAAATAAAATTGACATAGTAGATTTTTATCAGAAGCTGATCATGTAATAGCCTTCAGATAAGACGTTGGTTGTTTGCGTCGGCTTTTAGGAAGAAGAAACTGTTGAAAACACTGTCATTGAACTTCATTTGGATGAATTAAAGGCTAAACTTgaggaagctgacacaagaatCATTCTTCATGTTGTTCACTGCAGTAAACTATCAAATTGTaacactgttgttgtttctgccagaGATACTGAAGTATTTGGTCTTACTATGCCACTTGCAGGAAACAAATGCAACAGTATTGATGATAATTGGaacagtgaaaaaacgaaaatacattcaagtcaacTAAGTATTAAAGAAATCCTCAATAACTGAAGAGT
This is a stretch of genomic DNA from Mercenaria mercenaria strain notata chromosome 4, MADL_Memer_1, whole genome shotgun sequence. It encodes these proteins:
- the LOC128556247 gene encoding uncharacterized protein LOC128556247 yields the protein MAFQAKERFRFVFSGLTHGSDGTGVLVAGDSNVRHICNSIDADSKNVDPLTIPGARILRDGKGFLNALTAKLSRNTFERLYLHLGSNDVLSSQEKYMSSLMSLCDHIHEMSLSQIDIRALFYL